The following proteins are co-located in the Tiliqua scincoides isolate rTilSci1 chromosome 8, rTilSci1.hap2, whole genome shotgun sequence genome:
- the GATAD2A gene encoding transcriptional repressor p66-alpha isoform X1 translates to MLEKTLPELYQGTIMTEEACRTRSQKRALEREIPPNDVDSKKMKMDKGLLGGPEANAEGGDLKIKTDSGPGRVQGLLKGGESHVKAMIKVEVQTGDEPVDMSTSKSDAKHERRVPSPDVIVLSDNEPSSPRMNGLTKVSLKETSAEVLMKSSPEERERMIKQLKEELRLEEAKLVLLKKLRQSQIQKETTTQKPAGSSGNAVATPPPLVRGTQNITSSKSTLLQNSSSRIPGTVIPPPLIRGGQQASSKQNTQIVMPPLVRGAQPISVSPQQIHNIRQHSASGPPPLLLAPRASVPSVQIQGQRIIQQGLIRVANVPNASLLVNIPQASPTSLKGTAVTSAQANAATTTSVASIVNSNDSPASRQAAAKLALRKQLEKTLLEIPPPKPPAPEMNFLPSAANNEFIYLVGLEEVVQNLLEAQGKVSMAPSSQEPYTCVQCKTDFTCRWREEKSGSIMCETCMSSNQKKALKAEHTNRLKAAFVKALQQEQEIEQRILQQAASPVQTKPEQIAQQHHSLKQTSSQLPRSASTTRGVLHAFSQSPKLQNASTVAVLGGRQGKRAQRPIGKGGAYTWKKTLVNAGGALNFVNPSLAVHKTTSSAVDRQREYLLDMIPPRSIPQSATWK, encoded by the exons ATGTTGGAAAAGACACTGCCTGAATTATACCAG GGCACCATAATGACGGAGGAAGCTTGCAGGACACGAAGTCAGAAGCGAGCCCTTGAACGGGAAATTCCCCCTAACGACGTGGATAGTAAAAAGATGAAGATGGACAAGGGTCTTTTGGGGGGGCCTGAGGCGAATGCTGAAGGAGGAGACCTTAAGATAAAGACTGACTCTGGACCTGGGAGAGTTCAAGGATTattgaaagggggggaaagccaTGTGAAAGCCATGATCAAAGTGGAGGTGCAGACAGGAGATGAGCCGGTGGACATGAGCACCTCAAAAAG TGATGCAAAGCATGAGAGAAGAGTCCCTTCACCCGATGTAATTGTGCTGTCTGACAACGAACCATCAAGCCCAAGAATGAATGGATTAACGAAAGTATCACTGAAAGAGACCAGTGCAGAGGTGCTAATG AAAAGCAGCCCAGAAGAGCGGGAGCGAATGATCAAACAGCTGAAGGAGGAGTTGCGATTAGAAGAAGCCAAACTTGTCCTATTGAAAAAACTACGGCAGAGTCAGATACAGAAAGAAACAACGACTCAAAAG CCTGCTGGCTCCTCAGGAAATGCTGTGgcaacccctcctcctttggTGCGAGGAACACAAAATATTACCTCTAGCAAGTCAACTCTCCTTCAG AATTCTTCGTCGCGTATTCCTGGAACTGTTATTCCTCCCCCATTGATCCGTGGCGGGCAGCAGGCATcgtcaaaacaaaacacacagatAGTCATGCCACCTCTAGTCAGAGGTGCCCAG CCCATTTCTGTGTCTCCCCAGCAAATCCACAATATCCGCCAACACTCCGCCTCAGGGCCGCCACCGCTTCTCCTGGCCCCACGGGCATCCGTCCCCAGTGTGCAGATCCAGGGCCAGCGGATCATACAGCAGGGCCTCATCCGTGTCGCCAATGTCCCCAATGCAAGCCTGCTGGTGAACATCCCCCAG GCTTCCCCAACTTCACTCAAAGGTACAGCTGTAACGTCAGCCCAGGCGAATGCTGCCACCACAACCAGCGTTGCATCAATTGTCAACTCCAATGACTCGCCAGCCAGTCGGCAAGCGGCCGCCAAGCTGGCCCTGaggaagcagctggagaagaCGTTGCTGGAgattccccctcccaagccaccAGCTCCTGAAATGAACTTCCTGCCTAGTGCAGCCAATAATGAGTTCATTTATCTGGTTGGGTTGGAAGAGGTGGTACAGAACCTACTAGAAGCTCAAG GCaaagtttccatggctccctcctCACAGGAGCCCTACACATGCGTCCAATGCAAGACCGACTTCACCTGCCgctggagggaggagaagagtGGCTCCATCATGTGTGAGACCTGTATGTCCTCCAACCAGAAGAAGGCGCTGAAGGCTGAGCACACCAACCGGCTGAAGGCCGCTTTCGTCAAGGCTCTGCAGCAGGAGCAGGAGATTGAGCAGCGGATATTGCAACAAGCAGCTTCCCCGGTTCAGACCAAGCCAGAACAGATAGCCCAGCAGCATCACTCACTCAAGCAG ACCTCCAGCCAGCTGCCTCGAAGTGCCAGCACCACCCGTGGAGTCTTGCATGCATTTAGCCAGTCGCCCAAGTTGCAGAATGCATCCACTGTGGCCGTACTTGGTGGCAGGCAAGGTAAGCGTGCTCAGAGACCCATCGGCAAAGGAGGTGCTTACACTTGGAAGAAGACTCTCGTCAATGCAG GTGGGGCATTGAACTTTGTTAACCCTAGTCTCGCTGTGCACAAAACAACTTCTTCAGCCGTGGACCGCCAACGCGAATATCTCCTAGATATGATTCCTCCACGGTCCATCCCTCAATCTGCCACATGGAAATAA
- the GATAD2A gene encoding transcriptional repressor p66-alpha isoform X5 — translation MLEKTLPELYQGTIMTEEACRTRSQKRALEREIPPNDVDSKKMKMDKGLLGGPEANAEGGDLKIKTDSGPGRVQGLLKGGESHVKAMIKVEVQTGDEPVDMSTSKSDAKHERRVPSPDVIVLSDNEPSSPRMNGLTKVSLKETSAEVLMKSSPEERERMIKQLKEELRLEEAKLVLLKKLRQSQIQKETTTQKPAGSSGNAVATPPPLVRGTQNITSSKSTLLQNSSSRIPGTVIPPPLIRGGQQASSKQNTQIVMPPLVRGAQPISVSPQQIHNIRQHSASGPPPLLLAPRASVPSVQIQGQRIIQQGLIRVANVPNASLLVNIPQASPTSLKGTAVTSAQANAATTTSVASIVNSNDSPASRQAAAKLALRKQLEKTLLEIPPPKPPAPEMNFLPSAANNEFIYLVGLEEVVQNLLEAQGKVSMAPSSQEPYTCVQCKTDFTCRWREEKSGSIMCETCMSSNQKKALKAEHTNRLKAAFVKALQQEQEIEQRILQQAASPVQTKPEQIAQQHHSLKQTSSQLPRSASTTRGVLHAFSQSPKLQNASTVAVLGGRQGGALNFVNPSLAVHKTTSSAVDRQREYLLDMIPPRSIPQSATWK, via the exons ATGTTGGAAAAGACACTGCCTGAATTATACCAG GGCACCATAATGACGGAGGAAGCTTGCAGGACACGAAGTCAGAAGCGAGCCCTTGAACGGGAAATTCCCCCTAACGACGTGGATAGTAAAAAGATGAAGATGGACAAGGGTCTTTTGGGGGGGCCTGAGGCGAATGCTGAAGGAGGAGACCTTAAGATAAAGACTGACTCTGGACCTGGGAGAGTTCAAGGATTattgaaagggggggaaagccaTGTGAAAGCCATGATCAAAGTGGAGGTGCAGACAGGAGATGAGCCGGTGGACATGAGCACCTCAAAAAG TGATGCAAAGCATGAGAGAAGAGTCCCTTCACCCGATGTAATTGTGCTGTCTGACAACGAACCATCAAGCCCAAGAATGAATGGATTAACGAAAGTATCACTGAAAGAGACCAGTGCAGAGGTGCTAATG AAAAGCAGCCCAGAAGAGCGGGAGCGAATGATCAAACAGCTGAAGGAGGAGTTGCGATTAGAAGAAGCCAAACTTGTCCTATTGAAAAAACTACGGCAGAGTCAGATACAGAAAGAAACAACGACTCAAAAG CCTGCTGGCTCCTCAGGAAATGCTGTGgcaacccctcctcctttggTGCGAGGAACACAAAATATTACCTCTAGCAAGTCAACTCTCCTTCAG AATTCTTCGTCGCGTATTCCTGGAACTGTTATTCCTCCCCCATTGATCCGTGGCGGGCAGCAGGCATcgtcaaaacaaaacacacagatAGTCATGCCACCTCTAGTCAGAGGTGCCCAG CCCATTTCTGTGTCTCCCCAGCAAATCCACAATATCCGCCAACACTCCGCCTCAGGGCCGCCACCGCTTCTCCTGGCCCCACGGGCATCCGTCCCCAGTGTGCAGATCCAGGGCCAGCGGATCATACAGCAGGGCCTCATCCGTGTCGCCAATGTCCCCAATGCAAGCCTGCTGGTGAACATCCCCCAG GCTTCCCCAACTTCACTCAAAGGTACAGCTGTAACGTCAGCCCAGGCGAATGCTGCCACCACAACCAGCGTTGCATCAATTGTCAACTCCAATGACTCGCCAGCCAGTCGGCAAGCGGCCGCCAAGCTGGCCCTGaggaagcagctggagaagaCGTTGCTGGAgattccccctcccaagccaccAGCTCCTGAAATGAACTTCCTGCCTAGTGCAGCCAATAATGAGTTCATTTATCTGGTTGGGTTGGAAGAGGTGGTACAGAACCTACTAGAAGCTCAAG GCaaagtttccatggctccctcctCACAGGAGCCCTACACATGCGTCCAATGCAAGACCGACTTCACCTGCCgctggagggaggagaagagtGGCTCCATCATGTGTGAGACCTGTATGTCCTCCAACCAGAAGAAGGCGCTGAAGGCTGAGCACACCAACCGGCTGAAGGCCGCTTTCGTCAAGGCTCTGCAGCAGGAGCAGGAGATTGAGCAGCGGATATTGCAACAAGCAGCTTCCCCGGTTCAGACCAAGCCAGAACAGATAGCCCAGCAGCATCACTCACTCAAGCAG ACCTCCAGCCAGCTGCCTCGAAGTGCCAGCACCACCCGTGGAGTCTTGCATGCATTTAGCCAGTCGCCCAAGTTGCAGAATGCATCCACTGTGGCCGTACTTGGTGGCAGGCAAG GTGGGGCATTGAACTTTGTTAACCCTAGTCTCGCTGTGCACAAAACAACTTCTTCAGCCGTGGACCGCCAACGCGAATATCTCCTAGATATGATTCCTCCACGGTCCATCCCTCAATCTGCCACATGGAAATAA
- the GATAD2A gene encoding transcriptional repressor p66-alpha isoform X3 has translation MLEKTLPELYQGTIMTEEACRTRSQKRALEREIPPNDVDSKKMKMDKGLLGGPEANAEGGDLKIKTDSGPGRVQGLLKGGESHVKAMIKVEVQTGDEPVDMSTSKSDAKHERRVPSPDVIVLSDNEPSSPRMNGLTKVSLKETSAEVLMKSSPEERERMIKQLKEELRLEEAKLVLLKKLRQSQIQKETTTQKPAGSSGNAVATPPPLVRGTQNITSSKSTLLQNSSSRIPGTVIPPPLIRGGQQASSKQNTQIVMPPLVRGAQQIHNIRQHSASGPPPLLLAPRASVPSVQIQGQRIIQQGLIRVANVPNASLLVNIPQASPTSLKGTAVTSAQANAATTTSVASIVNSNDSPASRQAAAKLALRKQLEKTLLEIPPPKPPAPEMNFLPSAANNEFIYLVGLEEVVQNLLEAQGKVSMAPSSQEPYTCVQCKTDFTCRWREEKSGSIMCETCMSSNQKKALKAEHTNRLKAAFVKALQQEQEIEQRILQQAASPVQTKPEQIAQQHHSLKQTSSQLPRSASTTRGVLHAFSQSPKLQNASTVAVLGGRQGKRAQRPIGKGGAYTWKKTLVNAGGALNFVNPSLAVHKTTSSAVDRQREYLLDMIPPRSIPQSATWK, from the exons ATGTTGGAAAAGACACTGCCTGAATTATACCAG GGCACCATAATGACGGAGGAAGCTTGCAGGACACGAAGTCAGAAGCGAGCCCTTGAACGGGAAATTCCCCCTAACGACGTGGATAGTAAAAAGATGAAGATGGACAAGGGTCTTTTGGGGGGGCCTGAGGCGAATGCTGAAGGAGGAGACCTTAAGATAAAGACTGACTCTGGACCTGGGAGAGTTCAAGGATTattgaaagggggggaaagccaTGTGAAAGCCATGATCAAAGTGGAGGTGCAGACAGGAGATGAGCCGGTGGACATGAGCACCTCAAAAAG TGATGCAAAGCATGAGAGAAGAGTCCCTTCACCCGATGTAATTGTGCTGTCTGACAACGAACCATCAAGCCCAAGAATGAATGGATTAACGAAAGTATCACTGAAAGAGACCAGTGCAGAGGTGCTAATG AAAAGCAGCCCAGAAGAGCGGGAGCGAATGATCAAACAGCTGAAGGAGGAGTTGCGATTAGAAGAAGCCAAACTTGTCCTATTGAAAAAACTACGGCAGAGTCAGATACAGAAAGAAACAACGACTCAAAAG CCTGCTGGCTCCTCAGGAAATGCTGTGgcaacccctcctcctttggTGCGAGGAACACAAAATATTACCTCTAGCAAGTCAACTCTCCTTCAG AATTCTTCGTCGCGTATTCCTGGAACTGTTATTCCTCCCCCATTGATCCGTGGCGGGCAGCAGGCATcgtcaaaacaaaacacacagatAGTCATGCCACCTCTAGTCAGAGGTGCCCAG CAAATCCACAATATCCGCCAACACTCCGCCTCAGGGCCGCCACCGCTTCTCCTGGCCCCACGGGCATCCGTCCCCAGTGTGCAGATCCAGGGCCAGCGGATCATACAGCAGGGCCTCATCCGTGTCGCCAATGTCCCCAATGCAAGCCTGCTGGTGAACATCCCCCAG GCTTCCCCAACTTCACTCAAAGGTACAGCTGTAACGTCAGCCCAGGCGAATGCTGCCACCACAACCAGCGTTGCATCAATTGTCAACTCCAATGACTCGCCAGCCAGTCGGCAAGCGGCCGCCAAGCTGGCCCTGaggaagcagctggagaagaCGTTGCTGGAgattccccctcccaagccaccAGCTCCTGAAATGAACTTCCTGCCTAGTGCAGCCAATAATGAGTTCATTTATCTGGTTGGGTTGGAAGAGGTGGTACAGAACCTACTAGAAGCTCAAG GCaaagtttccatggctccctcctCACAGGAGCCCTACACATGCGTCCAATGCAAGACCGACTTCACCTGCCgctggagggaggagaagagtGGCTCCATCATGTGTGAGACCTGTATGTCCTCCAACCAGAAGAAGGCGCTGAAGGCTGAGCACACCAACCGGCTGAAGGCCGCTTTCGTCAAGGCTCTGCAGCAGGAGCAGGAGATTGAGCAGCGGATATTGCAACAAGCAGCTTCCCCGGTTCAGACCAAGCCAGAACAGATAGCCCAGCAGCATCACTCACTCAAGCAG ACCTCCAGCCAGCTGCCTCGAAGTGCCAGCACCACCCGTGGAGTCTTGCATGCATTTAGCCAGTCGCCCAAGTTGCAGAATGCATCCACTGTGGCCGTACTTGGTGGCAGGCAAGGTAAGCGTGCTCAGAGACCCATCGGCAAAGGAGGTGCTTACACTTGGAAGAAGACTCTCGTCAATGCAG GTGGGGCATTGAACTTTGTTAACCCTAGTCTCGCTGTGCACAAAACAACTTCTTCAGCCGTGGACCGCCAACGCGAATATCTCCTAGATATGATTCCTCCACGGTCCATCCCTCAATCTGCCACATGGAAATAA
- the GATAD2A gene encoding transcriptional repressor p66-alpha isoform X2, which yields MVGVLQGTIMTEEACRTRSQKRALEREIPPNDVDSKKMKMDKGLLGGPEANAEGGDLKIKTDSGPGRVQGLLKGGESHVKAMIKVEVQTGDEPVDMSTSKSDAKHERRVPSPDVIVLSDNEPSSPRMNGLTKVSLKETSAEVLMKSSPEERERMIKQLKEELRLEEAKLVLLKKLRQSQIQKETTTQKPAGSSGNAVATPPPLVRGTQNITSSKSTLLQNSSSRIPGTVIPPPLIRGGQQASSKQNTQIVMPPLVRGAQPISVSPQQIHNIRQHSASGPPPLLLAPRASVPSVQIQGQRIIQQGLIRVANVPNASLLVNIPQASPTSLKGTAVTSAQANAATTTSVASIVNSNDSPASRQAAAKLALRKQLEKTLLEIPPPKPPAPEMNFLPSAANNEFIYLVGLEEVVQNLLEAQGKVSMAPSSQEPYTCVQCKTDFTCRWREEKSGSIMCETCMSSNQKKALKAEHTNRLKAAFVKALQQEQEIEQRILQQAASPVQTKPEQIAQQHHSLKQTSSQLPRSASTTRGVLHAFSQSPKLQNASTVAVLGGRQGKRAQRPIGKGGAYTWKKTLVNAGGALNFVNPSLAVHKTTSSAVDRQREYLLDMIPPRSIPQSATWK from the exons ATGGTGGGTGTTCTGCAG GGCACCATAATGACGGAGGAAGCTTGCAGGACACGAAGTCAGAAGCGAGCCCTTGAACGGGAAATTCCCCCTAACGACGTGGATAGTAAAAAGATGAAGATGGACAAGGGTCTTTTGGGGGGGCCTGAGGCGAATGCTGAAGGAGGAGACCTTAAGATAAAGACTGACTCTGGACCTGGGAGAGTTCAAGGATTattgaaagggggggaaagccaTGTGAAAGCCATGATCAAAGTGGAGGTGCAGACAGGAGATGAGCCGGTGGACATGAGCACCTCAAAAAG TGATGCAAAGCATGAGAGAAGAGTCCCTTCACCCGATGTAATTGTGCTGTCTGACAACGAACCATCAAGCCCAAGAATGAATGGATTAACGAAAGTATCACTGAAAGAGACCAGTGCAGAGGTGCTAATG AAAAGCAGCCCAGAAGAGCGGGAGCGAATGATCAAACAGCTGAAGGAGGAGTTGCGATTAGAAGAAGCCAAACTTGTCCTATTGAAAAAACTACGGCAGAGTCAGATACAGAAAGAAACAACGACTCAAAAG CCTGCTGGCTCCTCAGGAAATGCTGTGgcaacccctcctcctttggTGCGAGGAACACAAAATATTACCTCTAGCAAGTCAACTCTCCTTCAG AATTCTTCGTCGCGTATTCCTGGAACTGTTATTCCTCCCCCATTGATCCGTGGCGGGCAGCAGGCATcgtcaaaacaaaacacacagatAGTCATGCCACCTCTAGTCAGAGGTGCCCAG CCCATTTCTGTGTCTCCCCAGCAAATCCACAATATCCGCCAACACTCCGCCTCAGGGCCGCCACCGCTTCTCCTGGCCCCACGGGCATCCGTCCCCAGTGTGCAGATCCAGGGCCAGCGGATCATACAGCAGGGCCTCATCCGTGTCGCCAATGTCCCCAATGCAAGCCTGCTGGTGAACATCCCCCAG GCTTCCCCAACTTCACTCAAAGGTACAGCTGTAACGTCAGCCCAGGCGAATGCTGCCACCACAACCAGCGTTGCATCAATTGTCAACTCCAATGACTCGCCAGCCAGTCGGCAAGCGGCCGCCAAGCTGGCCCTGaggaagcagctggagaagaCGTTGCTGGAgattccccctcccaagccaccAGCTCCTGAAATGAACTTCCTGCCTAGTGCAGCCAATAATGAGTTCATTTATCTGGTTGGGTTGGAAGAGGTGGTACAGAACCTACTAGAAGCTCAAG GCaaagtttccatggctccctcctCACAGGAGCCCTACACATGCGTCCAATGCAAGACCGACTTCACCTGCCgctggagggaggagaagagtGGCTCCATCATGTGTGAGACCTGTATGTCCTCCAACCAGAAGAAGGCGCTGAAGGCTGAGCACACCAACCGGCTGAAGGCCGCTTTCGTCAAGGCTCTGCAGCAGGAGCAGGAGATTGAGCAGCGGATATTGCAACAAGCAGCTTCCCCGGTTCAGACCAAGCCAGAACAGATAGCCCAGCAGCATCACTCACTCAAGCAG ACCTCCAGCCAGCTGCCTCGAAGTGCCAGCACCACCCGTGGAGTCTTGCATGCATTTAGCCAGTCGCCCAAGTTGCAGAATGCATCCACTGTGGCCGTACTTGGTGGCAGGCAAGGTAAGCGTGCTCAGAGACCCATCGGCAAAGGAGGTGCTTACACTTGGAAGAAGACTCTCGTCAATGCAG GTGGGGCATTGAACTTTGTTAACCCTAGTCTCGCTGTGCACAAAACAACTTCTTCAGCCGTGGACCGCCAACGCGAATATCTCCTAGATATGATTCCTCCACGGTCCATCCCTCAATCTGCCACATGGAAATAA
- the GATAD2A gene encoding transcriptional repressor p66-alpha isoform X4 codes for MTEEACRTRSQKRALEREIPPNDVDSKKMKMDKGLLGGPEANAEGGDLKIKTDSGPGRVQGLLKGGESHVKAMIKVEVQTGDEPVDMSTSKSDAKHERRVPSPDVIVLSDNEPSSPRMNGLTKVSLKETSAEVLMKSSPEERERMIKQLKEELRLEEAKLVLLKKLRQSQIQKETTTQKPAGSSGNAVATPPPLVRGTQNITSSKSTLLQNSSSRIPGTVIPPPLIRGGQQASSKQNTQIVMPPLVRGAQPISVSPQQIHNIRQHSASGPPPLLLAPRASVPSVQIQGQRIIQQGLIRVANVPNASLLVNIPQASPTSLKGTAVTSAQANAATTTSVASIVNSNDSPASRQAAAKLALRKQLEKTLLEIPPPKPPAPEMNFLPSAANNEFIYLVGLEEVVQNLLEAQGKVSMAPSSQEPYTCVQCKTDFTCRWREEKSGSIMCETCMSSNQKKALKAEHTNRLKAAFVKALQQEQEIEQRILQQAASPVQTKPEQIAQQHHSLKQTSSQLPRSASTTRGVLHAFSQSPKLQNASTVAVLGGRQGKRAQRPIGKGGAYTWKKTLVNAGGALNFVNPSLAVHKTTSSAVDRQREYLLDMIPPRSIPQSATWK; via the exons ATGACGGAGGAAGCTTGCAGGACACGAAGTCAGAAGCGAGCCCTTGAACGGGAAATTCCCCCTAACGACGTGGATAGTAAAAAGATGAAGATGGACAAGGGTCTTTTGGGGGGGCCTGAGGCGAATGCTGAAGGAGGAGACCTTAAGATAAAGACTGACTCTGGACCTGGGAGAGTTCAAGGATTattgaaagggggggaaagccaTGTGAAAGCCATGATCAAAGTGGAGGTGCAGACAGGAGATGAGCCGGTGGACATGAGCACCTCAAAAAG TGATGCAAAGCATGAGAGAAGAGTCCCTTCACCCGATGTAATTGTGCTGTCTGACAACGAACCATCAAGCCCAAGAATGAATGGATTAACGAAAGTATCACTGAAAGAGACCAGTGCAGAGGTGCTAATG AAAAGCAGCCCAGAAGAGCGGGAGCGAATGATCAAACAGCTGAAGGAGGAGTTGCGATTAGAAGAAGCCAAACTTGTCCTATTGAAAAAACTACGGCAGAGTCAGATACAGAAAGAAACAACGACTCAAAAG CCTGCTGGCTCCTCAGGAAATGCTGTGgcaacccctcctcctttggTGCGAGGAACACAAAATATTACCTCTAGCAAGTCAACTCTCCTTCAG AATTCTTCGTCGCGTATTCCTGGAACTGTTATTCCTCCCCCATTGATCCGTGGCGGGCAGCAGGCATcgtcaaaacaaaacacacagatAGTCATGCCACCTCTAGTCAGAGGTGCCCAG CCCATTTCTGTGTCTCCCCAGCAAATCCACAATATCCGCCAACACTCCGCCTCAGGGCCGCCACCGCTTCTCCTGGCCCCACGGGCATCCGTCCCCAGTGTGCAGATCCAGGGCCAGCGGATCATACAGCAGGGCCTCATCCGTGTCGCCAATGTCCCCAATGCAAGCCTGCTGGTGAACATCCCCCAG GCTTCCCCAACTTCACTCAAAGGTACAGCTGTAACGTCAGCCCAGGCGAATGCTGCCACCACAACCAGCGTTGCATCAATTGTCAACTCCAATGACTCGCCAGCCAGTCGGCAAGCGGCCGCCAAGCTGGCCCTGaggaagcagctggagaagaCGTTGCTGGAgattccccctcccaagccaccAGCTCCTGAAATGAACTTCCTGCCTAGTGCAGCCAATAATGAGTTCATTTATCTGGTTGGGTTGGAAGAGGTGGTACAGAACCTACTAGAAGCTCAAG GCaaagtttccatggctccctcctCACAGGAGCCCTACACATGCGTCCAATGCAAGACCGACTTCACCTGCCgctggagggaggagaagagtGGCTCCATCATGTGTGAGACCTGTATGTCCTCCAACCAGAAGAAGGCGCTGAAGGCTGAGCACACCAACCGGCTGAAGGCCGCTTTCGTCAAGGCTCTGCAGCAGGAGCAGGAGATTGAGCAGCGGATATTGCAACAAGCAGCTTCCCCGGTTCAGACCAAGCCAGAACAGATAGCCCAGCAGCATCACTCACTCAAGCAG ACCTCCAGCCAGCTGCCTCGAAGTGCCAGCACCACCCGTGGAGTCTTGCATGCATTTAGCCAGTCGCCCAAGTTGCAGAATGCATCCACTGTGGCCGTACTTGGTGGCAGGCAAGGTAAGCGTGCTCAGAGACCCATCGGCAAAGGAGGTGCTTACACTTGGAAGAAGACTCTCGTCAATGCAG GTGGGGCATTGAACTTTGTTAACCCTAGTCTCGCTGTGCACAAAACAACTTCTTCAGCCGTGGACCGCCAACGCGAATATCTCCTAGATATGATTCCTCCACGGTCCATCCCTCAATCTGCCACATGGAAATAA